The following coding sequences are from one Zalophus californianus isolate mZalCal1 chromosome 15, mZalCal1.pri.v2, whole genome shotgun sequence window:
- the SUPV3L1 gene encoding ATP-dependent RNA helicase SUPV3L1, mitochondrial isoform X1 yields MSFPRCVLLWARLPAGHWAGHRAAVCSVLRARGEPLPGALGRVSTVALASSSSSASGGPKAPNTSLFVPLTVKPQGPSADGDVGAELTRPLDKNEVKKILDKFYKRKEIQKLGADYGLDARLFHQAFVSFRNYIMQSHSLDVDIHIILNDICFSAAHVDDLFPFFLRHAKQIFPVLECKDDLRKISDLRIPPNWYPEARAIRRKIIFHSGPTNSGKTYHAIQKYLSAKSGVYCGPLKLLAHEIFEKSNAAGVPCDLVTGEERVTIEPDGKQAAHVACTVEMCSVTTPYEVAVIDEIQMIKDPARGWAWTRALLGLCAEEVHLCGESAAIDLVTELMYTTGEEVEVRKYKRLTPISVLDHALESLDNLRPGDCIVCFSKNDIYSVSRQIEIRGLESAVIYGSLPPGTKLAQAKKFNDPDDPCKILVATDAIGMGLNLSIRRIIFYSLIKPTVNEKGEKEIEPITTSQALQIAGRAGRFSSKYKEGEVTTMNREDLSLLKEILNRHVEPIKAAGLHPTAEQIEMFAYHLPDTTLSNLIDIFVDFSQVDGQYFVCNMDDFKFSAELIQHIPLSLRVRYVFCTAPINKKQPFVCSSLLQFARQYSRNEPLTFSWLRRYIKWPILPPKNIKDLMDLEAVHDVLDLYLWLSYRFMDMFPDASLIRDLQKELDGIIQDGVHNITKLIKISEAHKLLNLESLSAENQSRLSGTVKGQARRVRGTKTLGSKAAEPPSPNAGEKSLASRLVQQGLLTADVLKQLEKEWLTQQMEHGKDRTEPGTHSKGTRRKKKEPDSD; encoded by the exons ATGTCCTTCCCCAGGTGTGTCCTGTTGTGGGCTCGGCTCCCGGCGGGGCACTGGGCTGGCCACCGGGCAGCTGTCTGCTCTGTCCTTCGCGCCCGCGGTGAacccctgcctggggctctggggcgTGTGTCTACCGTTGCCttggcctcctcctcctcttcggCCTCAGGAGGTCCTAAAGCCCCGAACACGTCCTTGTTCGTGCCTTTGACTGTGAAACCGCAGGGCCCCAGCGCGGATGGCGACGTCGGGGCCGAGCTAACCCGCCCTCTGGATAAGA ATGAAGTAAAGAAGATCTTAGACAAGTTTtacaagaggaaagaaattcagaaactgGGTGCTGATTATGGACTCGATG CTCGTCTCTTCCATCAAGCTTTCGTCAGCTTTAGAAATTATATCATGCAGTCTCATTCTCTGGATGTGGACATTCACATTATTTTGAATGATATTTGCTTCAGTGCCG CTCATGTGGatgatttatttccatttttcttgagaCACGCGAAACAGATATTTCCTGTGTTGGAATGTAAGGATGACCTTCGTAAAATCAGTGACTTGAGGATACCACCGAACTG GTACCCAGAAGCCAGAGCCATACGGCGGAAGATAATATTCCATTCAGGCCCCACAAACAGTGGAAAGACTTATCATGCAATCCAGAAATACTTGTCAGCAAAATCTGGAGTGTATTGTGGCCCTTTAAAATTACTGGCACATGAGATCTTCGAAAAGAGTAATGCTGCT GGTGTTCCATGTGACTTGGTAACAGGGGAAGAGCGTGTGACCATAGAGCCAGATGGGAAACAGGCTGCCCATGTTGCTTGTACAGTTGAGATGTGCAGTGTTACAACTCCTT ATGAAGTGGCCGTGATTGATGAAATTCAGATGATCAAAGATCCAGCCAGAGGATGGGCCTGGACCAGAGCACTTCTAG GACTCTGTGCTGAAGAAGTCCATTTGTGTGGAGAATCTGCGGCTATTGACCTGGTTACTGAGCTTATGTACACGACTGGGGAGGAAGTAGAG GTTCGAAAGTATAAGAGGCTTACCCCCATTTCCGTGCTGGATCATGCATTAGAATCATTAGACAACCTTCGGCCTGGGGACTGCATTGTCTGTTTTAGCAAGAATGATATTTATTCTGTGAGTCGACAGATTGAAATTCGGGGATTGGAGTCAGCTGTTATATATGGCAGTCTCCCACCTG GGACCAAACTTGCTCAAGCAAAAAAGTTTAATGATCCTGATGATCCATGCAAAATCCTGGTTGCTACAGATGCAATTGGCATGGGACTTAATTT gaGCATAAGAAGAATTATATTTTACTCCCTTATAAAACCCACTGTcaatgaaaagggagagaaagaaatagaaccaATTACCACCTCTCAGGCCTTGCAGATTGCTGGCAGAGCTGGTAGGTTCAGttcaaaatataaagaaggaGAAGTGACAACAATGAATCGAGAAGACCTCAGTTTATTGAAGGAAATTTTGAATAGGCATGTGGAGCCTATAAAG gcAGCCGGTCTTCATCCAACTGCTGAGCAGATTGAAATGTTTGCCTACCATCTCCCTGATACAACACTTTCTAATCTCATT gatatttttgtagatttttcacAAGTTGATGGGCAGTATTTTGTCTGCAACATggatgattttaaattttctgcagAGTTGATCCAACATATTCCATTAAGTCTACGAGTGAGGTATGTTTTCTGCACAGCTCCTATCAACAAGAAGCAGCCCTTTGTCTGTTCTTCACTGTTACAG tttgCCAGGCAGTATAGCAGGAATGAACCACTGACATTCTCATGGTTACGCAGATATATTAAATGGCCAATACTTCCACCTAAGAATATTAAAGACCTCATGGATCTAGAAGCTGTCCATGATGTCTTGGATCTTTACCTGTGGCTAAG CTACCGGTTTATGGATATGTTTCCAGATGCCAGCCTTATTCGAGACCTCCAGAAAGAACTAGATGGCATTATCCAAGACGGTGTACACAACATCACCAAACTGATTAAAATTTCAGAGGCACATAAGCTGTTGAATTTGGAGAGCTTGTCAGCAGAGAACCAGTCACGATTGTCGGGAACTGTAAAGGGCCAAGCTAGAAGGGTGCGTGGCACCAAAACGTTAGGGAGTAAagctgctgagccacccagccccaaTGCGGGAGAGAAATCCCTTGCTTCCAGATTGGTGCAGCAAGGCCTCCTCACTGCAGATGTGCTGAAACAGCTAGAAAAAGAGTGGTTGACACAACAAATGGAGCATGGCAAAGACAGAACAGAGCCTGGGACTCACTCAAAAGGgacaagaaggaagaagaaggaaccTGATTcagattag
- the SUPV3L1 gene encoding ATP-dependent RNA helicase SUPV3L1, mitochondrial isoform X2, giving the protein MIKDPARGWAWTRALLGLCAEEVHLCGESAAIDLVTELMYTTGEEVEVRKYKRLTPISVLDHALESLDNLRPGDCIVCFSKNDIYSVSRQIEIRGLESAVIYGSLPPGTKLAQAKKFNDPDDPCKILVATDAIGMGLNLSIRRIIFYSLIKPTVNEKGEKEIEPITTSQALQIAGRAGRFSSKYKEGEVTTMNREDLSLLKEILNRHVEPIKAAGLHPTAEQIEMFAYHLPDTTLSNLIDIFVDFSQVDGQYFVCNMDDFKFSAELIQHIPLSLRVRYVFCTAPINKKQPFVCSSLLQFARQYSRNEPLTFSWLRRYIKWPILPPKNIKDLMDLEAVHDVLDLYLWLSYRFMDMFPDASLIRDLQKELDGIIQDGVHNITKLIKISEAHKLLNLESLSAENQSRLSGTVKGQARRVRGTKTLGSKAAEPPSPNAGEKSLASRLVQQGLLTADVLKQLEKEWLTQQMEHGKDRTEPGTHSKGTRRKKKEPDSD; this is encoded by the exons ATGATCAAAGATCCAGCCAGAGGATGGGCCTGGACCAGAGCACTTCTAG GACTCTGTGCTGAAGAAGTCCATTTGTGTGGAGAATCTGCGGCTATTGACCTGGTTACTGAGCTTATGTACACGACTGGGGAGGAAGTAGAG GTTCGAAAGTATAAGAGGCTTACCCCCATTTCCGTGCTGGATCATGCATTAGAATCATTAGACAACCTTCGGCCTGGGGACTGCATTGTCTGTTTTAGCAAGAATGATATTTATTCTGTGAGTCGACAGATTGAAATTCGGGGATTGGAGTCAGCTGTTATATATGGCAGTCTCCCACCTG GGACCAAACTTGCTCAAGCAAAAAAGTTTAATGATCCTGATGATCCATGCAAAATCCTGGTTGCTACAGATGCAATTGGCATGGGACTTAATTT gaGCATAAGAAGAATTATATTTTACTCCCTTATAAAACCCACTGTcaatgaaaagggagagaaagaaatagaaccaATTACCACCTCTCAGGCCTTGCAGATTGCTGGCAGAGCTGGTAGGTTCAGttcaaaatataaagaaggaGAAGTGACAACAATGAATCGAGAAGACCTCAGTTTATTGAAGGAAATTTTGAATAGGCATGTGGAGCCTATAAAG gcAGCCGGTCTTCATCCAACTGCTGAGCAGATTGAAATGTTTGCCTACCATCTCCCTGATACAACACTTTCTAATCTCATT gatatttttgtagatttttcacAAGTTGATGGGCAGTATTTTGTCTGCAACATggatgattttaaattttctgcagAGTTGATCCAACATATTCCATTAAGTCTACGAGTGAGGTATGTTTTCTGCACAGCTCCTATCAACAAGAAGCAGCCCTTTGTCTGTTCTTCACTGTTACAG tttgCCAGGCAGTATAGCAGGAATGAACCACTGACATTCTCATGGTTACGCAGATATATTAAATGGCCAATACTTCCACCTAAGAATATTAAAGACCTCATGGATCTAGAAGCTGTCCATGATGTCTTGGATCTTTACCTGTGGCTAAG CTACCGGTTTATGGATATGTTTCCAGATGCCAGCCTTATTCGAGACCTCCAGAAAGAACTAGATGGCATTATCCAAGACGGTGTACACAACATCACCAAACTGATTAAAATTTCAGAGGCACATAAGCTGTTGAATTTGGAGAGCTTGTCAGCAGAGAACCAGTCACGATTGTCGGGAACTGTAAAGGGCCAAGCTAGAAGGGTGCGTGGCACCAAAACGTTAGGGAGTAAagctgctgagccacccagccccaaTGCGGGAGAGAAATCCCTTGCTTCCAGATTGGTGCAGCAAGGCCTCCTCACTGCAGATGTGCTGAAACAGCTAGAAAAAGAGTGGTTGACACAACAAATGGAGCATGGCAAAGACAGAACAGAGCCTGGGACTCACTCAAAAGGgacaagaaggaagaagaaggaaccTGATTcagattag